In Microbulbifer sp. THAF38, the sequence CGATCGATATCGCCTTCTGCGTAACGGTCCAGCATTACTTTTACTGAGCCAATCAGCCGGTTGGCCTGGGGCGCATCGCCCAGGTCGCGAACCGCTGCGACAACCTTGCTGCCGATGGCATTGAAGAAACTGGCCGCCTTGTTACCTACCGCGCAGACTTCTACGTCAACGCCTTTTTCGGACCACGCCTGCATCTCGCGGATAGCAGCTTTGAACATATTGACGTTCAGGCCGCCACAGAGACCGCGGTCAGTGGATACCAGGATAAAACCGACCCGCTTGGCCTCACGCTCCTGCAGGTAAATATGCTGGTACTCGGCCGAAGCGTTGGCGACGTGGCCGATCACTGCGCGTATGCGCTGGGCGTAGGGACGCCCCAGTGCCATGCGATCCTGAGCCCTGCGCATCTTACTGGCTGCAACCATTTCCATTGCGGCAGTAATTTTTTGCGTGCTCTTGATGCTGGCAATTTTTGTGCGTACTTCTTTTCCGCCTGCCATAGTGATTTACCTTGTTCGCTGGAAGTTAGATTCCGAAAGAGCGGCAATGCCGCTCTTTCGCGCTCTCCAGGGAGTTCTTACCAGCTGCTAGTAGCGACGAACTTCTCGATAGCCGCTTTGAAAGCTGCGTCGATTTCGTCGTTGTAGTTACCAGTCGCGTTCACTTTCTCCATCAGCTCTGCGTGTTCGCTGTTCATATAAGCGAGCAGGGCGGCTTCGAAATCGAGAACCTTGGCAACTTCTACTTCTTTCAGGTAACCCTTGTCAGCGGCGTAAACGGAAACAGCCATGTCCGCGATAGACAGCGGAGAGTACTGCTTCTGCTTCATCAGCTCGGTTACGCGCTCACCGTGATCCAGCTGGGCCTTGGTGGCTTCGTCCAGGTCAGAGGCAAACTGGGAGAATGCCGCCAGTTCGCGGTACTGGGCCAGAGCGGTACGGATACCACCGGACAGCTTTTTGATCACCTTGGTCTGCGCTGCACCACCTACACGGGATACGGAGATACCCGGGTTGATCGCAGGGCGGATACCGGAGTTGAACAGATCGGTCTCGAGGAAGATCTGGCCATCGGTAATGGAAATCACGTTGGTCGGTACGAACGCGGATACGTCACCGGCCTGGGTTTCGATGATCGGCAGGGCGGTCAGAGAGCCGGTCTTGCCTTTCACTTCACCATTGGTGAACTTCTCTACGTAGTCGGCGTTTACACGCGCGGCGCGCTCCAGCAGACGGGAGTGCAAGTAGAAAACGTCACCGGGGTAGGCTTCACGTCCGGGCGGACGCTTCAGCAGCAGGGAGATCTGACGGTAGGCCCAAGCCTGCTTGGTCAGGTCATCGTATACAATCAGGGCGTCTTCACCGCGGTCGCGGAAGTACTCACCCATGGTACAGCCGACGTAGGGAGCCAGGAACTGCATCGCTGCCGGATCGGCGGCGCCAGCGGCGACTACGATGGTGTGGTCCATAGCGCCGTGCTCTTCGAGCTTGCGCACTACGTTGGCAATAGAGGACTGCTTCTGGCCCACGGCAACGTAGATACACTTAACGCCGGTGCCTTTCTGGTTGATGATGGCGTCGATCGCCACAGCAGTCTTACCGATCTGGCGGTCACCGATGATCAGCTCACGCTGGCCACGGCCGATCGGGATCATGGTATCAACCGCTTTCAAACCGGTTTGTACAGGCTGGTCAACGGACTGACGGGCGATAACGCCGGGCGCTACCTTTTCTACCGCGTCGGTCAGCTTGTTGTTCAGCGGGCCCTTGCCGTCGATCGGGTTACCCAGCGCGTCTACAACGCGGCCGAGCAGTTCCGGACCAACCGGGGTTTCCAGGATACGGCCGGTACAACGACACTTCTGACCTTCGGCCAGAGATTTGTAGTCGCCCAGGATTACAGCACCAACGGAGTCGCGCTCCAGGTTCAGCGCCATACCGTAAACGCCGCCTTCGAACTCGATCATCTCACCGTACATCACGTCGGCCAGGCCGTGGATGCGGATGATGCCGTCGGATACGGAAACAATGGTGCCCTCATTTTGGGCTTCAGTGCTCACATCGAGATTTTCGATGCGGCTCTTGATGATTTCACTGATCTCAGAGGGATTCAGTTGCTGCATGCTCTGTTCCTCAAGTCCCCCGCCGGCTGACGCCGACGGGGAGAGTAATTTAGGAGTTCATCGCCTCGGCGAGCTTGGCCAGACGTCCGCGTACGGAACCGTCGATGACTGTATCACCGGCACGGATGATCGCGCCGCCCAGCAGGCTCTCGTCCACCGAGCTGTGCAGATGTATTTCGCGTTCAAACTTCGCGCTGAGCTTCTGGCTCAGCGCTTGCGCCTGTGCATCGCTCAGGGCTTGCGCGGAAACAACTTCCACCTCGAGGGTGGCTTCCGCCTGCGCTTTCAGCTCTTCGAACAGCTCGGAAATTTCCGGCAGCAGCTGCAGGCGGTGGTTTTCCGCCAGCAACCGGATGAAGTTCTTTCCGTGCTCGCCGAGCTCGTCTGAACAGATCGACAGGAATTTATCTGCGCGCTCTTCACTGGTGAGCTGTGGGTTATCCAGCAGCTCACGCACTTTTTCGTTCTGGCTGACCGCCGCCGCGGTTTCCAGCGCAGCGCTCCAACCACCGAGGTTGGAGGCTTGCTGCGCATAGGCAAATGCGGCTTTAGCGTAGGGCCGGGCCAGTGTGCTGAGTTCCGCCATGGGGTTCCTCGCTTACAGCTCGGCTGCCAGTTTGTCGATCAGGTCGTCGTGCGCCTTAGCGTCGATATTGACCGCGAGAATCTTCTCCGCACCCAGGACAGACAGGTCTGCCACACGGCTGCGCAGTTGCTCTTTAGCGCGATTCACTTCTTGGTCGATCTCAGCTTTGGCCGCAGCTTTCAGGCGGTCGCCCTCAGCATGCGCAGACTGCTTTGCTTCATCGATGATCTGATTGGCGCGTTTGTTGGCGCCATCGATAATCTCGCTCGCCTGATCTTTGGCTTCTTTCAGCTGCTCGGCAGCTTTACGCTTGGCCAGTTCCAGGTCTTTCTGCGCGTGTTCGGCGTCAGCAAGACCATCTGCGATCTTTTTCTCACGCTCTTTCATCACGCCCAAAAGTGGCGGCCAAACAAACTTCCAGCAAAACCAGACGAAAAACAGGAATGTGATCGACTGGCCGATTAGAGTCAGGTTGATATTCACACCGACACCTCTTGCTCTTTAAATAGGGTTAAGGGCAATTGGAACGGCGTAATTAAACCAGACCAGGAGCGACGGCGAAGATCAGGTACATAGCGATACCAACACCGATCATCGGAACCGCGTCAAGCAGACCAGCCATCAGGAACATTTTGCCCTGCAGAGCCGGAGCCTGTTCAGGCTGACGAGCGGAACCTTCCAGCAGTTTGCCACCCAGGGTACCGAAACCGATTGCGGTGCCCAGGGCGCCCAGACCGATCAGCAGTGCACTTGCGATGTAAACCAGACCTAATGCTTCCATTGTGTTCTCCAAATCAAAGTTAAAGAGTTGTTGTAAAGGTCGAAAAAAGGGTTAAAAAAACTTATTGATCGTGCTCGTGCTCATCGTCGCGATGGTGCGCCATCGCCATGTACACGGTGCTCAATACCATAAACACGAACGCCTGCAGCACGATGACCAGCACGTGGAAAATCGCCCAGCCCATATGCAGGAGGCCCGCACCGATAAAGCCGAGAACACCAACGCCAAAGACAATCGCGATCAGGATAAAGATCATTTCACCGGCATAGAGGTTTCCGAACAGACGCAGGCCCAGGGAGATCGGCTTGGCAATCAGGGACACGGCTTCCAGCAGGAAGTTGACCGGGATCAGCAGGATGTCAAAGAACAGCTTGCCGGTATGGAAAGGGTGCAGAGTCAGCTCTTTCAGGAAGCCCAGCGCACCTTTCTCGCGAATACTGAAGAAAATCATCAGCGCGAATACCGCCAGCGCCATACCCAGGGTGGCATTGGGGTCGGTGGTCGGAACCACTTTAAAGAAGAGGTGATCGTTGCCGGAAATCTTGGCGGCGGCCATGGGCAGCCAGTCGACCGGTACCAGGTCCATCAGGTTCATCAGGAAGACCCACACAAAAATGGTCAGCGCCATCGGGGCAACCATGGTGTTGCGGTGGGGGAAGGTTTCCTTAACCAGTTTGTCGATAAACTCGGTGACCAGCTCCACAAAACTCTGGAAACCGGTGGGCTTGTCCACGCTGGCCTTCTTGGCGGCGCGGGCAAACAGGAAACAGAAAATCAGACCGAGGCCGATAGACCAACCCAGGGTATCCACATGTAGGGCCCAAAAGCCCATATCTGCGGCTTCCTGAGAGGAATGCGCCATAGTCCAGGTGGACTCACTAAGCACAGAGCCATCGGCGCGGGTGTAACCGGCCGGCAACTTGCCGTAAGTCATATTTTGCAGGTGGTGTTGGATATACCCCGTCGCAGTTAGAGCTTCGCCCGCCATAGTTCCTCAACAATCGTAAAAGTAAGAATTCTTTTTTCTTATCCGCCGGCTAGCGGACCATGCGCGCCACCATAATCCACTGCACGATTACACAGAGGACGTAGCTGATAAAAAGCGCTGCCGCATTCAGCGGCTTGACGGTGGCAAAAACTGCCGCAAAACCCGCCATGGTCAATATAAATTTGCCGGTTTCCGCGCGGTAGAAATTGCCTACCACGCGATGGGCCGCGCGCGCACCGCTATCGCGAAAGGCGCGCCTGCCAAAATATGCTCCGGGCAGTGCGCACAGGGCACCACCAATAAATACAGAGAGCGCCGTCACCGGTTTGCCACTCAAGTGCAGTACCGCACTGGCCAGCGATACCAGCAGAAGCTGTACCGCGGCAATTCGTAATACCGGGGGTTTAGTCATAGACGGGATAAGCCGACTTTTTTTGCGCTGTCCGCCCAAAATTTGGGCGTGCGAATTATGCTGCAACAGCATCGCCGATTCAACCGGCAAATGTCGTCAACTTATTTGATTTTCGGGAGGTTTTGGGTGGAATGGCTCGGCGCAGTGAGTATTTGCCAACAGTTATTGCGCGCGCCACTAGGGCGCGCATTTCGCCAAGGCCTCAATCCTCGGCGTAACCCAGGTGGGCGAGGATTCCATCCAGCTCTTCCAGGTTGGTGAATTTCAGCACCAGGCGACCATTGCCCTTTTCGTTGTGATCGATAGATACGGGCACACCGACCTTTTCCGCCAGGCGCTCGGTAAGACGGCGGATATTGGGATCGGGCTTGGGTTTTTCCGCTGCCGGGGTGGCCGGCTGTTGCAGGCGACGCACCAGCGCTTCTGTTTGTCGCACAGTGAGGCTGCGCTCGACAACCTGACGTGCGGCAGAACGCTGGGTGGCACCGGAGAGACCGAGCAGCGCCTTGGCGTGTCCCAGCTCCAGGTCGCCGCGCTCGAGAAAAGTACGCACTTCTTCACTGAGGCTCAACAAACGCAGTAGGTTGGTCACAGCGGTACGGGATTTACCCACTGCATCGGCCACTTCCTGCTGGGTCAGCTTGAATTCATCCTGTAGGCGCTTGAGGGCTACGGCTTCCTCCACCGGGTTCAGGTCTTCGCGCTGAATATTCTCGATCAGCGCCATGGCGATAGCGGCTTCATCGGAGACACTGCGCACTATTGCCGGCACCTTTTCCAACCCGGCCAACTGGGCAGCGCGCCAGCGCCGTTCACCGGCGATAATCTCGTAACTCTGCTCACCAATGCCGCGTACGACAATCGGCTGCATAATGCCCTGGGCACGAATGGAGTCCGCCAGCTCCTGCAGGGATTCCTGTGGAAAATCCCGGCGCGGCTGATAGCGACCGCGCTGCAAAAACTCGATCGGTAGCTCTTTCAACACTCCATCGGCTACAGCAGCTTCAGTTTCCGTGTCACTGGTTACCTCGGCAATCGCGCTGCTGGCGTTATTGCTGATCAGGTGGGATAAACCCCGTCCCAGTCCTTTGCGCTTCGCGGCCATAGTAATTACCCCTTATACCGCTTCCGCCACAGGGCGGGTTTTCTTGTTGGAAGATTGGCTGGCGGGATGGCGGCGATTGATTTCGCAAGCCAACGCCAGGTAAGCGATAGCCCCCTTAGAGTGGCGATCGTAATCCAACGCCGGTTTACCAAAACTGGGCGCTTCCGCCAGGCGCACATTACGCGGAATACAGGTGCGGTACAGACGATCGCCAAAGAACTCCTGCAACTGCGCCGACACCTCACTGGTGAGGCTGTTGCGCGGGTCGTACATGGTGCGCAGGATACCCTCGATTTTCAGGTCTGGATTGGCAGCCTGTTGAATCTGAGTGATGGTATCGACCAGCGCCGAAAGGCCTTCCAGCGCGTAGTATTCGCACTGCATAGGAATTAACACGCCGTGAGCCGCACAGAGGGCGTTCACTGTGAGCATATTCAAAGACGGCGGGCAGTCGATAACCACGTAATCGTAGCGACTGACGACTGTGGCAAGAGCATTGCGCAAACGGGACTCGCGCCCCTCCAGATTGAGTAACTCCACCTCTGCCGCAGACAAATCGCCGTTGCCGGGGATTAAATCAAACCCACTTTCTGTGGAGACAATGACCTGCTCCACAGGCAATTCAGCGGCCAGCACATCGTAGCCGGACACCTGCAGGTCACTTTTATCCACACCACTGCCCATGGTGGCATTGCCCTGGGGATCCAGGTCGATCAGCAATACGCGCCGCTTGTTGGCAACCAAAGATGCGGCCAGGTTGACGCAGGTAGTGGTCTTACCAACCCCGCCTTTCTGGTTGGCCACAGCAAATATCTTGCTCAAGATTCTTGTCCTTTGTTGTTTGCGGGTGCGATTGCCCCGACGCCGGTTCGGCTTCTGGCCACGGCTAATGAGCTCCCAGGAACGGGAAAGCTATATGGCGGGTGATAAACCCACCAAATTATTCAATTATTCTGTGCGGCAGAGCTGGATCAGATGGCGCTCGCCGTCGCAACTGGGCACCGACAAACGGTGCACCTGCTCGACCTTAATGCCTTTTGGCAGAGCGCTCAACTCATCCTCCGGCAACTTGCCTTTCATGGCGTAAAAGCGACCAGCGGGAGCTAGCATATGCTCGCTGCCATTAACCATATCCTCAATGGAAGCAAAGGCGCGAGAGACTACACCAGCAAAAGGTTGCTCCGGCACAAAAGCCTCCACCCGCTCATTGACCACGGTGACATTGGGCAGGGGCAGGGTGCTGGCCACCTGGAACAGGAAGCGGGTCTTTTTGCCGTTACTGTCGAGTAGGGTGATAGAGCGCTCGGGATGGACAATGGCCAGGGGGATGCCCGGCAGTCCACCTCCGCTGCCCACATCGATTAAGGGGCCCTCGCCACAGAGGTTTACCACACTGAGGCTGTCGATAATATGGCGCTCCAGCATCTGCTCCGGGTCGCGTATGGCAGACAGGTTGTAGGCACTGTTCCAGCGGGCAAACAGCGCTAGGTATTCCAGTAGCTGATCCTGCTGCCGGTCGCTCAGTACAACCGACATCTGAGCCGCTGCCTTGTGCAGGCGCGGGCGAAACTGTTCCATTGAGTGAGAAATGGGTCTATCCCCCAGTATTCCCGCGAAATTCAAATCCCCCCGCAGGGTCTCGCGGGATACCCTGTGGAAAACCGATTTATACCGCTTTTTTGCGCTTAAGCAGCCCGCGCTTTTTCAGTTGGATCAACAGCAGTGAGATGGATGCCGGGGTCACGCCCGGAATCCGCGAGGCCCGCGCCAATGTATCCGGGCGGGTCTCACCCAGCTTCTGTTTGACCTCGTTGGAGAGGCCGGAGATATCGCTGTAGTCGAAGTCCGCCGGGATCGGGGTGTCTTCATAGGCTTGCAAGCGCTCGATTTCCTCGCGCTGGCGATCGATATAACCGGCGTACTTGGCCGAGATCTCCACCTGCTCGGCAACCTGTTCGTCGGTTATCGCTTCCCCTTTAAGGCCCGCCACATCCCCATAGCCCAGCTCCGGACGGCGCAGTAGGTCCATCAGGCTGTATTCCCGCGCCAATGGCTGCGGCAGCTTGGTTTCCACAGAGGCAGCCTGGGGCGTCTTGGGATGCACCCAGGTCTCCTGCAGACGCTGGGTCTCCCGAGCGATCGCCTCGCGCTTTTCACTGAACGCTGCCCAGCGGGTATCGTCGACTAAACCCAATTCGCGACCTTTTTCGGTCAGGCGCAGGTCAGCATTGTCCTCACGGAGCAGCAAGCGGTATTCCGCGCGGCTGGTAAACATGCGGTAGGGCTCTTTAGTGCCGCTGGTGATCAAATCATCCACAAGCACGCCCAGGTAGGCTTCATCCCGACGCGGGGACCAGGCTTCGCGCTCTTGGGCCTGTAGGGTAGCGTTGGCGCCAGCCAGGAGTCCCTGGGCGGCCGCTTCTTCGTAGCCGGTGGTGCCATTGATCTGGCCGGCAAAGTAGAGCCCCTGGATAAATTTGGTCTGCAGGGAGGGCAGTAGATCCCGCGGATCGAAGAAATCGTACTCAATGGCATAGCCCGGGCGGGTGATATGCGCCTTTTCAAAGCCCTTGATGGAGTGCACCAGCTCAATTTGCACATCGAAGGGCAGACTGGTGGAAATACCATTGGGGTACAGCTCGTTGGTAGTCAGCCCCTCGGGCTCGATAAACACCTGGTGGCTGTCTTTGTCCGCAAAACGGTGCACCTTGTCCTCGATGGAGGGGCAATAGCGCGGGCCAATCCCCTCAATCACACCGGAGTACATAGGCGAGCGATCGAGTCCACCCTGGATAATTTCATGGGTGCGGGCATTGGTGTGGGTAATCCAGCAACAGATCTGGCGCGGGTGTTGGTCGCGGCTGCCCAGGTAAGACATCACCGGAGTGGGAGCATCCCCCCATTGCTCCTCCAATCCACTGAAATCTACAGAGCGGGCATCAATGCGGGGAGGCGTGCCGGTTTTCAGGCGATCGACACGGAAGGGCAATTCGCGCAGGCGGTCCGCCAGGGCAATCGAGGGTGGATCTCCAGCGCGGCCACCGGCATGGTTATCCAATCCAATATGGATTCGGCCGCCGAGGAAGGTCCCTGCGGTCAGTACCACTGTCCTGGCGCGGAAGCGCACGCCAGCATTGGTGACAACCCCGACCACGCGTTCGCCTTCGACAATCAAATCATCCGCCGCCTGTTGGAAGATCTCCAGGTTTTCCTGAGCTTCCAGGATTGAGCGGATGGCAGCGCGGTACAGGGCCCTGTCGGCCTGAGCGCGGGTTGCCCGTACAGCTGGCCCCTTGCGAGCATTCAGTACCCGGAACTGGATACCACCCAGGTCAGTTGCAGTTGCCATAGCGCCACCGAGGGCATCCACTTCCTTCACCAGGTGGCTCTTGCCTATGCCACCAATGGCTGGATTGCAGGACATCTGCCCGAGAGTTTCGATGTTGTGAGTCAGCAGCAGGGTAGAGGCTCCCATTCGTGCGGCTGCCAGGGAGGCTTCGGTACCCGCGTGGCCTCCGCCGATCACGATCACATCATAGGTTTTGGGAAAATCCATAGTGGCTGCTACTGGTTACAACTTGGGGCGCACATTTTATAGTCAGTAAGACTCCTCAGCAATTGGCTTTATTCAAGCCGTTCAGGAAACCTGTGCCTCTGTCTTTCTCTCTCTTTCCAGAGCATCAACTTCTAATCGCTTGACCCTCTTAGAGGGATGAATCTCAAAACGCTGTCTAGCTTTCTTAAATACTCTTATTAATGAATATATGTATATCTTAAAGAGTATTTTTTTATATTTGTTGTTTTTATTAGGCTGCGACCAATCCGGTATAAGCCTAAAAAAACCTTTAAAAACAACAGGTTATGGATATGAAAACCCTGCCGACAAACCCTTGGTGGACACAGGGGTAACCGCGGTATGAGGCTGTGAAAACTTGGGACAACTTTGCCTCATCTACCGTTCTTAGGAAGTTATCATCATACCGTTGTTCTATTTTGCAGGTGCTTATCCCCTCTTTTGCCCACAGTCAGTTTTTTTCGACTAGTGCTTGTTGTGCTTTACCCGGAATTTCTGGGGGGGACCTGTGAGTAGTTGAGCATAATGTATAAATCTGTGCATATACCCATTGGATCGGTGTGGGTTAATGGTGAGATAACTGCCAATAAGCTTATCCACGGGAAATCCCCGTGGACATGTATAACTTCTTTCCCTCAATAGCCTTTTAAACAGTGGCTTAAAGCTTATTTCTTACCTATTTCGTGGAAAATATGCGGGAAAGCTGGGGATTAAATAGAACTTTTTTGGCAACCTAGGATAGATCTGGGCTCTTCCTGTGAGCAAGAGGTGTGGAACTTGTGCCTGAATGAGAATAAGGAAAATAAGAAGAAGGAAGAGTAGGGAGGTAGGATAGGGAAGAGAAGAGGACGCTATTTTCTAGCGTCCCAAATTGGATAAGTTGCGGGTTGAATACCTTTGAATCTATGCGTCTATTTACCGAAACAGAAGCTACTTACCGATACAGAAGCTACCGAAAATCTTTCCGAGCAGCTCGTCCGCGCTCACTGTGCCGGTGATTTCCCCCAGTGCCTGCTGGGCCTGACGCAAGTCTTCCGCAAGTAACTCACCGGCACCGTGACTGTGAAGCTGCTGGGAGCCTTGCTCGATAAAAG encodes:
- the atpG gene encoding F0F1 ATP synthase subunit gamma produces the protein MAGGKEVRTKIASIKSTQKITAAMEMVAASKMRRAQDRMALGRPYAQRIRAVIGHVANASAEYQHIYLQEREAKRVGFILVSTDRGLCGGLNVNMFKAAIREMQAWSEKGVDVEVCAVGNKAASFFNAIGSKVVAAVRDLGDAPQANRLIGSVKVMLDRYAEGDIDRLFLVSNEFINTMSQKPRVEQLLPLPKDEDEKLMHEWDYLYEPDPVELLDGLLARYIESQVYQAVVENKACEQAARMIAMKSATDNAGELIDQLQLVYNKARQAAITQELSEIVGGAAAV
- the atpA gene encoding F0F1 ATP synthase subunit alpha, with amino-acid sequence MQQLNPSEISEIIKSRIENLDVSTEAQNEGTIVSVSDGIIRIHGLADVMYGEMIEFEGGVYGMALNLERDSVGAVILGDYKSLAEGQKCRCTGRILETPVGPELLGRVVDALGNPIDGKGPLNNKLTDAVEKVAPGVIARQSVDQPVQTGLKAVDTMIPIGRGQRELIIGDRQIGKTAVAIDAIINQKGTGVKCIYVAVGQKQSSIANVVRKLEEHGAMDHTIVVAAGAADPAAMQFLAPYVGCTMGEYFRDRGEDALIVYDDLTKQAWAYRQISLLLKRPPGREAYPGDVFYLHSRLLERAARVNADYVEKFTNGEVKGKTGSLTALPIIETQAGDVSAFVPTNVISITDGQIFLETDLFNSGIRPAINPGISVSRVGGAAQTKVIKKLSGGIRTALAQYRELAAFSQFASDLDEATKAQLDHGERVTELMKQKQYSPLSIADMAVSVYAADKGYLKEVEVAKVLDFEAALLAYMNSEHAELMEKVNATGNYNDEIDAAFKAAIEKFVATSSW
- a CDS encoding F0F1 ATP synthase subunit delta — encoded protein: MAELSTLARPYAKAAFAYAQQASNLGGWSAALETAAAVSQNEKVRELLDNPQLTSEERADKFLSICSDELGEHGKNFIRLLAENHRLQLLPEISELFEELKAQAEATLEVEVVSAQALSDAQAQALSQKLSAKFEREIHLHSSVDESLLGGAIIRAGDTVIDGSVRGRLAKLAEAMNS
- a CDS encoding F0F1 ATP synthase subunit B, with protein sequence MNINLTLIGQSITFLFFVWFCWKFVWPPLLGVMKEREKKIADGLADAEHAQKDLELAKRKAAEQLKEAKDQASEIIDGANKRANQIIDEAKQSAHAEGDRLKAAAKAEIDQEVNRAKEQLRSRVADLSVLGAEKILAVNIDAKAHDDLIDKLAAEL
- the atpE gene encoding F0F1 ATP synthase subunit C, yielding MEALGLVYIASALLIGLGALGTAIGFGTLGGKLLEGSARQPEQAPALQGKMFLMAGLLDAVPMIGVGIAMYLIFAVAPGLV
- the atpB gene encoding F0F1 ATP synthase subunit A, which produces MAGEALTATGYIQHHLQNMTYGKLPAGYTRADGSVLSESTWTMAHSSQEAADMGFWALHVDTLGWSIGLGLIFCFLFARAAKKASVDKPTGFQSFVELVTEFIDKLVKETFPHRNTMVAPMALTIFVWVFLMNLMDLVPVDWLPMAAAKISGNDHLFFKVVPTTDPNATLGMALAVFALMIFFSIREKGALGFLKELTLHPFHTGKLFFDILLIPVNFLLEAVSLIAKPISLGLRLFGNLYAGEMIFILIAIVFGVGVLGFIGAGLLHMGWAIFHVLVIVLQAFVFMVLSTVYMAMAHHRDDEHEHDQ
- a CDS encoding ATP synthase subunit I translates to MTKPPVLRIAAVQLLLVSLASAVLHLSGKPVTALSVFIGGALCALPGAYFGRRAFRDSGARAAHRVVGNFYRAETGKFILTMAGFAAVFATVKPLNAAALFISYVLCVIVQWIMVARMVR
- a CDS encoding ParB/RepB/Spo0J family partition protein, which gives rise to MAAKRKGLGRGLSHLISNNASSAIAEVTSDTETEAAVADGVLKELPIEFLQRGRYQPRRDFPQESLQELADSIRAQGIMQPIVVRGIGEQSYEIIAGERRWRAAQLAGLEKVPAIVRSVSDEAAIAMALIENIQREDLNPVEEAVALKRLQDEFKLTQQEVADAVGKSRTAVTNLLRLLSLSEEVRTFLERGDLELGHAKALLGLSGATQRSAARQVVERSLTVRQTEALVRRLQQPATPAAEKPKPDPNIRRLTERLAEKVGVPVSIDHNEKGNGRLVLKFTNLEELDGILAHLGYAED
- a CDS encoding ParA family protein, translating into MSKIFAVANQKGGVGKTTTCVNLAASLVANKRRVLLIDLDPQGNATMGSGVDKSDLQVSGYDVLAAELPVEQVIVSTESGFDLIPGNGDLSAAEVELLNLEGRESRLRNALATVVSRYDYVVIDCPPSLNMLTVNALCAAHGVLIPMQCEYYALEGLSALVDTITQIQQAANPDLKIEGILRTMYDPRNSLTSEVSAQLQEFFGDRLYRTCIPRNVRLAEAPSFGKPALDYDRHSKGAIAYLALACEINRRHPASQSSNKKTRPVAEAV
- the rsmG gene encoding 16S rRNA (guanine(527)-N(7))-methyltransferase RsmG, giving the protein MEQFRPRLHKAAAQMSVVLSDRQQDQLLEYLALFARWNSAYNLSAIRDPEQMLERHIIDSLSVVNLCGEGPLIDVGSGGGLPGIPLAIVHPERSITLLDSNGKKTRFLFQVASTLPLPNVTVVNERVEAFVPEQPFAGVVSRAFASIEDMVNGSEHMLAPAGRFYAMKGKLPEDELSALPKGIKVEQVHRLSVPSCDGERHLIQLCRTE
- the mnmG gene encoding tRNA uridine-5-carboxymethylaminomethyl(34) synthesis enzyme MnmG — its product is MDFPKTYDVIVIGGGHAGTEASLAAARMGASTLLLTHNIETLGQMSCNPAIGGIGKSHLVKEVDALGGAMATATDLGGIQFRVLNARKGPAVRATRAQADRALYRAAIRSILEAQENLEIFQQAADDLIVEGERVVGVVTNAGVRFRARTVVLTAGTFLGGRIHIGLDNHAGGRAGDPPSIALADRLRELPFRVDRLKTGTPPRIDARSVDFSGLEEQWGDAPTPVMSYLGSRDQHPRQICCWITHTNARTHEIIQGGLDRSPMYSGVIEGIGPRYCPSIEDKVHRFADKDSHQVFIEPEGLTTNELYPNGISTSLPFDVQIELVHSIKGFEKAHITRPGYAIEYDFFDPRDLLPSLQTKFIQGLYFAGQINGTTGYEEAAAQGLLAGANATLQAQEREAWSPRRDEAYLGVLVDDLITSGTKEPYRMFTSRAEYRLLLREDNADLRLTEKGRELGLVDDTRWAAFSEKREAIARETQRLQETWVHPKTPQAASVETKLPQPLAREYSLMDLLRRPELGYGDVAGLKGEAITDEQVAEQVEISAKYAGYIDRQREEIERLQAYEDTPIPADFDYSDISGLSNEVKQKLGETRPDTLARASRIPGVTPASISLLLIQLKKRGLLKRKKAV